One segment of Streptomyces sp. NBC_00576 DNA contains the following:
- a CDS encoding DUF6461 domain-containing protein produces the protein MAAGTDVRSLDWATAWMCVTFTRGLGPEEVFARYGADPEQARPLDADEASDLPSGDSGDGAVSLLRSGRLGDWAFCVEEDGVVGSWNEPLAELSRGTETYSVLTTEGLDVFQYWRDGECVENFEPGMEHTRPERTEPWWDRVEAALAAHEGEDIGMAPVVALVLDHLGIALDDTALAGPWPSLTLAEDDAPSAPRGDTYAGEGPVPPQPPLGG, from the coding sequence ATGGCGGCAGGCACGGACGTGCGTTCGCTCGACTGGGCGACGGCCTGGATGTGCGTCACTTTCACCCGAGGGCTGGGCCCCGAGGAGGTGTTCGCCCGGTACGGGGCCGATCCGGAGCAGGCACGTCCGCTCGATGCGGACGAGGCCTCGGATCTTCCCTCGGGCGACTCCGGCGACGGAGCGGTCTCGCTGCTGCGGTCCGGGAGGCTCGGCGACTGGGCCTTCTGTGTGGAGGAGGACGGTGTCGTCGGATCCTGGAACGAACCGCTGGCGGAGCTGTCCCGCGGCACCGAGACATACAGCGTGCTGACCACCGAAGGACTGGACGTCTTCCAGTACTGGCGCGACGGCGAGTGCGTCGAGAACTTCGAGCCCGGCATGGAGCACACCCGGCCCGAGCGGACCGAACCCTGGTGGGACCGGGTGGAAGCGGCGCTCGCCGCGCACGAGGGTGAGGACATCGGGATGGCGCCGGTGGTGGCCCTGGTCCTCGACCACCTCGGCATCGCCTTGGACGACACCGCCCTCGCCGGGCCCTGGCCCAGTCTGACGCTCGCCGAGGACGACGCACCGTCGGCACCGCGGGGCGACACCTATGCGGGCGAGGGACCGGTTCCGCCCCAGCCGCCGCTCGGAGGATGA
- a CDS encoding ribosomal maturation YjgA family protein: MPLVPGTDNRAVEPARIRLVAVGAAVVTVGAGLGLRAVATGSLAKYGGDALYTVLLLTLVVLVAPRVTPLTAAASALALSWGVEFLQLSEMTAELSRRSAVTRLVLGSTFNPPDLFWYAVGAAAGWLVHTAVGPYPAPRRTGPS; the protein is encoded by the coding sequence GTGCCCCTCGTCCCCGGAACCGATAACCGCGCCGTCGAACCGGCACGGATCCGTCTGGTGGCGGTCGGGGCCGCGGTGGTGACCGTAGGGGCGGGGCTGGGACTCCGGGCGGTGGCCACGGGAAGCCTGGCCAAGTACGGCGGAGACGCGCTGTACACCGTCCTGCTTCTCACCCTTGTCGTTCTGGTCGCGCCACGAGTGACGCCCCTGACGGCCGCCGCAAGCGCACTGGCCCTCAGTTGGGGCGTCGAGTTCCTGCAGCTCAGCGAGATGACGGCGGAGCTCTCCCGGCGCAGCGCCGTCACCCGCCTCGTGCTCGGTTCCACCTTCAATCCACCCGACCTGTTCTGGTACGCGGTCGGCGCGGCAGCGGGCTGGCTCGTCCACACCGCGGTGGGCCCCTACCCGGCACCTCGGCGTACAGGGCCCAGTTGA
- a CDS encoding FadR/GntR family transcriptional regulator produces the protein MSLTDKAIEQIRELIRTGALPPGSKLPPEPELAAQLGLSRNLAREAVKALSVARILEVRRGDGTYVTSLEPRLLFEGLGGAVELLQGDSAALQDLMEVRRLLEPMATALAATRISDEQLAEVKGHLDAMRDARDDVERLNAHDAAFHRAVVSATGNDTLLTLLEAISGRTLRARIWRGLVDAQAAGRTLAEHEAIYRALSTRDASLSQAAALLHVSSTEQGLREHLAAAPLPYQVPATDAIRT, from the coding sequence TTGTCTCTGACGGACAAGGCCATCGAGCAGATCCGTGAGCTGATCCGCACCGGCGCTCTGCCCCCGGGATCGAAGCTCCCGCCGGAGCCGGAACTGGCCGCCCAGCTCGGCCTGTCCCGCAACCTCGCCCGCGAGGCGGTCAAGGCCCTGTCCGTCGCGCGGATCCTGGAGGTCCGCCGAGGCGACGGCACATATGTGACCAGCCTGGAGCCGAGGTTGCTCTTCGAGGGCCTCGGCGGGGCGGTGGAACTGCTCCAGGGGGACTCGGCCGCCCTGCAGGACCTCATGGAGGTACGCAGGCTCCTCGAACCGATGGCCACCGCACTGGCCGCCACCCGGATCTCCGACGAGCAGCTCGCCGAGGTCAAAGGCCACCTGGACGCCATGCGGGACGCCCGCGACGACGTCGAACGGCTCAACGCCCACGACGCGGCCTTCCACCGCGCCGTCGTCTCGGCGACGGGCAACGACACGCTGCTCACCCTCCTGGAGGCCATCTCCGGCCGTACGCTGCGCGCCCGTATCTGGCGTGGTCTGGTCGACGCCCAGGCCGCGGGGCGCACCCTCGCCGAACACGAGGCGATCTACCGGGCACTGAGCACCCGGGACGCCTCTCTCAGCCAGGCCGCCGCGCTGCTGCACGTGAGCAGCACCGAGCAGGGGCTGAGAGAACACCTGGCAGCCGCCCCCCTCCCCTACCAAGTGCCGGCAACGGACGCCATCAGGACCTGA
- a CDS encoding MarR family winged helix-turn-helix transcriptional regulator: MSSTSEDATPGYLVWRLSTKWRVAVDRAVAPLGLTHAQYALVASLYGMRRAGLRPSQRRLADHTGLEPLYVSKLARALETAGLLERARDPQDPRAVQLALTEEGSEVTRRAIKVVQGLLQQLLEPLGGLDSERARDFTRDLALLLDTPLHADPEKEPS; the protein is encoded by the coding sequence ATGAGTTCTACATCCGAGGACGCGACCCCCGGCTATCTGGTCTGGCGCCTGTCGACGAAGTGGCGCGTGGCCGTCGACCGGGCGGTCGCCCCCCTGGGGTTGACCCACGCGCAGTACGCCCTGGTCGCGTCGTTGTACGGCATGCGGCGCGCCGGTCTGCGCCCCAGTCAGCGTCGGCTCGCCGACCACACCGGTCTCGAACCGCTCTACGTGTCGAAGCTCGCCCGCGCCCTGGAGACCGCCGGCCTGCTCGAACGCGCCCGGGACCCGCAGGACCCGCGCGCGGTGCAACTGGCCCTCACCGAAGAGGGCAGCGAGGTCACCCGGCGCGCGATCAAGGTCGTACAGGGACTGTTGCAACAGTTGCTGGAGCCCCTCGGAGGCCTGGACAGCGAGCGCGCCCGGGACTTCACCCGTGACCTGGCACTACTGCTCGACACCCCTCTCCACGCCGACCCCGAGAAGGAGCCGTCATGA
- a CDS encoding MarR family transcriptional regulator: protein MSTPTAPTAPTLNPRVIALAHYAGRAVLENVLARHGATFQQSVTLRLVAVANGPVGREWLVGEVVDALKIGKADVLAVIEELVEARLLTAESALLTITDSGRELYRTTSAETAPVSARIYAGIPAGDLAVAGRVLSLINERANAELAALGGRHGAE, encoded by the coding sequence ATGAGCACACCCACCGCACCCACCGCACCCACGCTCAACCCCCGCGTCATAGCCCTCGCCCACTACGCCGGGCGAGCTGTCCTCGAGAACGTGCTGGCCCGGCACGGCGCCACCTTCCAGCAGTCGGTGACGCTCAGGCTCGTCGCCGTCGCGAACGGGCCCGTCGGCCGCGAGTGGCTTGTCGGCGAGGTCGTCGACGCGCTGAAGATCGGCAAGGCCGACGTGCTCGCGGTCATCGAAGAACTCGTCGAGGCTCGGCTGCTGACGGCCGAGTCCGCCCTTCTCACCATCACGGACTCCGGACGCGAGCTGTACCGCACCACGAGCGCCGAGACCGCCCCGGTCTCCGCGCGGATCTACGCCGGTATCCCGGCCGGGGATCTGGCCGTCGCAGGCCGGGTGCTGTCGCTGATCAACGAGCGGGCGAACGCGGAGCTGGCCGCCCTGGGGGGCCGGCACGGCGCGGAATGA
- a CDS encoding tetratricopeptide repeat protein encodes METTTHTYYDHGTASERWERAGLFFDAKDYAGAARVLGGLVEEVPEQTAPRLLLARAYYHSAQLQRAEAELRILVERDPVEQYARLLLGRTLQRQGRHEEAAPHMKLASALAGDFE; translated from the coding sequence GTGGAGACCACGACGCACACGTACTACGACCACGGAACGGCTTCGGAGCGCTGGGAGCGGGCCGGACTGTTCTTCGACGCCAAGGACTACGCCGGCGCGGCGCGTGTTCTGGGCGGGCTGGTCGAGGAGGTGCCGGAACAGACCGCACCCCGGCTGCTGCTGGCCCGCGCCTACTACCACTCGGCCCAACTGCAGCGCGCGGAAGCCGAATTGCGCATCCTCGTCGAGCGCGACCCGGTCGAGCAGTACGCCCGGCTGCTGCTCGGACGCACACTCCAGCGTCAGGGCCGCCACGAGGAGGCCGCACCGCACATGAAGCTCGCCTCGGCCCTCGCGGGCGACTTCGAGTAG
- a CDS encoding PepSY-associated TM helix domain-containing protein, translating into MSIAPTTTTDESPDSPDASKPSAPAKPSAAATLRPLVLRLHFYAGLLVAPFLLVAALTGFLYAASFQAEKVIYADELTVSVGDTKLPISEQVAAARKAHPQGTVAAVRPSPEDDATTRVMLSGVPGVGEGHTLAVFVDPYTAKVEGALEQYGSSGALPLRTWISEFHRNLHLGENGRLYSELAASWLWVIAGGGLVLWFARRRTQRKVRGTTGRRRTLGLHGTVGVWASAGFIFLSATGLTWSTYAGANIDVLRTSLGQSTPSVSAAAGGEHTGHDAAAGAGSTTEHGVGLDKVLAAARAEGLGDPVEIVPPADESSAYVVKQTQRSWPTKQDAVAVDPSTGEVLDVLRFADYPVLAKLTRWGIDAHTGLLFGFVNQLALMALALCLVLLILWGYRMWWLRGRASAFGRPIPRGAWQQVPPLLLVVLMAGVAVVGYFVPLLGIPLAAFVAVDVILGEIDHRRGNRTYGERVGAK; encoded by the coding sequence ATGTCCATCGCTCCCACGACCACGACGGACGAATCCCCGGATTCACCGGACGCGTCGAAACCCTCCGCTCCGGCGAAACCGTCCGCAGCCGCCACGCTCCGCCCGCTCGTCCTGCGGCTGCACTTCTACGCGGGCCTCCTCGTCGCCCCGTTCCTGCTGGTCGCCGCGCTGACCGGCTTTCTGTACGCGGCGTCGTTCCAGGCCGAGAAGGTCATCTACGCCGACGAACTCACTGTCTCCGTAGGAGACACCAAGCTGCCGATCTCCGAGCAGGTGGCCGCTGCCCGCAAGGCCCATCCCCAGGGCACTGTCGCGGCCGTGCGCCCCTCGCCCGAGGACGACGCCACGACGAGGGTCATGCTGTCCGGCGTCCCCGGTGTCGGCGAGGGGCACACGCTCGCCGTGTTCGTCGACCCGTACACCGCGAAGGTCGAGGGCGCGCTCGAACAGTACGGGTCGTCGGGCGCGCTGCCGCTGCGTACCTGGATCAGCGAGTTCCACCGCAATCTGCACCTCGGCGAGAACGGCCGCCTCTACAGCGAACTCGCCGCGAGCTGGCTGTGGGTGATCGCGGGTGGCGGCCTGGTGCTGTGGTTCGCCCGCCGCCGTACGCAGCGCAAGGTACGCGGCACCACTGGACGGCGCCGCACCCTCGGTCTGCACGGCACCGTCGGCGTCTGGGCCTCGGCCGGCTTCATCTTCCTCTCCGCCACCGGTCTGACCTGGTCGACGTACGCGGGCGCCAACATCGACGTCCTGCGCACCTCCCTCGGCCAGTCCACCCCGTCGGTCTCGGCCGCGGCGGGCGGCGAGCACACGGGCCATGACGCGGCGGCCGGTGCCGGGAGCACCACCGAGCACGGCGTCGGCCTCGACAAGGTGCTGGCCGCGGCCCGCGCCGAAGGCCTGGGCGACCCCGTCGAGATCGTCCCGCCCGCCGACGAGTCCTCCGCGTACGTCGTGAAGCAGACCCAGCGCAGCTGGCCGACCAAGCAGGACGCGGTCGCCGTGGATCCCTCGACCGGCGAGGTCCTCGACGTCCTGCGGTTCGCGGACTACCCGGTGCTCGCGAAGCTGACCCGCTGGGGCATCGACGCCCACACCGGGCTCCTGTTCGGGTTCGTCAACCAGCTCGCGCTGATGGCCCTCGCGCTCTGTCTGGTCCTGCTCATCCTGTGGGGGTACCGCATGTGGTGGCTGCGCGGCCGGGCCTCCGCCTTCGGCCGCCCGATTCCGCGCGGCGCCTGGCAGCAGGTGCCCCCGCTGCTCCTCGTGGTGCTGATGGCGGGCGTGGCCGTCGTGGGCTACTTCGTTCCGCTGCTCGGCATTCCGCTGGCCGCCTTCGTCGCCGTCGACGTGATCCTGGGCGAGATCGACCACCGGCGCGGCAACCGGACGTACGGGGAGCGGGTCGGCGCCAAGTAG
- a CDS encoding peptide deformylase — MATPHDPSTLADRVERLLALGGPLPIVAAGDPVLRRAAVPFDGQLGPELLTRFVEALRETMRAAPGVGLAAPQVGVGLRIAVIEDPAPVPEEVRVVRGRVPLPFRVLVNPSYEAVGAERAAFFEGCLSVPGWQAVVSRPAAVRLTGQDEYGRAVDEVFTGWPARIVQHETDHLDGALYLDRAELRSLSSSAAMAERWAQPTPVEAAKELGFPL, encoded by the coding sequence ATGGCAACTCCCCATGACCCGAGCACCCTTGCCGACCGGGTCGAGCGACTCCTCGCCCTCGGCGGCCCTTTGCCGATCGTCGCCGCCGGCGATCCGGTGCTGCGCCGTGCCGCCGTGCCCTTCGACGGGCAGCTCGGCCCGGAGCTGCTGACCCGCTTCGTCGAGGCGCTGCGCGAGACGATGCGCGCCGCTCCGGGCGTCGGTCTGGCGGCCCCGCAGGTCGGCGTGGGGCTGCGGATCGCGGTCATCGAGGACCCGGCGCCGGTGCCGGAGGAGGTGCGGGTGGTGCGCGGGCGCGTGCCGCTGCCGTTCCGGGTGCTGGTGAATCCGTCGTACGAGGCGGTCGGCGCCGAGCGGGCCGCGTTCTTCGAGGGCTGTCTGAGCGTGCCGGGCTGGCAGGCGGTGGTGTCCCGGCCCGCGGCGGTGCGGCTCACGGGCCAGGACGAGTACGGGCGGGCGGTGGACGAGGTGTTCACGGGGTGGCCGGCCCGGATCGTCCAGCACGAGACGGACCATCTGGACGGTGCCCTCTATCTCGACCGCGCCGAGCTGCGCTCGCTGTCCTCCAGCGCGGCCATGGCGGAGCGGTGGGCCCAGCCGACCCCGGTGGAGGCGGCCAAGGAGCTGGGTTTCCCCCTCTGA
- a CDS encoding dihydrolipoyl dehydrogenase family protein: MTETETNVYDVVVLGAGPVGENVADRTRAAGLSTAIVESELVGGECSYWACMPSKALLRPVIARADARRVPGLRHLVQGPLDAEAVLAHRDYETSNWQDDGQLGWLESIGADLYRGEGRLAGPRTVTVTGEDGSTRTLTARHAVAVCTGTSAQLPDLPGLAEVGPWTSREATSAKSVPGSLIVVGGGVVAVEMATAWQALGSKVTLLVRGKGLLPRMEPFAGELVAEALAEAGTDVRTGTSVQSVTRENGTVVAVTGTGDRIEADEILFATGRAPRTDDIGLDTVGLEPGSWLPVDDSLRVTGSEWLYAVGDVNHRALLTHQGKYQARIAGAAIAARAAGVPLLETDPWGAHSATADHGAVPQVVFTDPEAAAVGLSLAEAEQAGRRVRAVDVEFSSVAGAGLYADGYRGRARMVVDLDRETLLGVTFVGPGVGELIHSATIAVAGEVPLGRLWHAVPSYPTISEVWLRLLEAFRDGK; this comes from the coding sequence ATGACGGAAACGGAAACCAACGTGTACGACGTCGTGGTGCTCGGTGCCGGACCCGTGGGGGAGAACGTGGCCGACCGCACCCGCGCGGCCGGTCTCTCCACCGCGATCGTGGAGAGCGAACTGGTCGGCGGCGAGTGTTCCTACTGGGCCTGCATGCCCAGCAAAGCCCTGCTGCGCCCGGTCATCGCCCGCGCCGACGCCCGCCGAGTACCCGGCCTGCGCCACCTCGTCCAAGGCCCCCTGGACGCCGAAGCGGTCCTCGCCCACCGCGACTACGAGACCTCGAACTGGCAGGACGACGGCCAGCTCGGCTGGCTGGAGAGCATCGGCGCCGACCTCTACCGCGGCGAGGGACGCCTGGCCGGGCCGCGCACGGTGACGGTGACGGGCGAGGACGGCTCGACGCGGACGCTGACCGCCCGGCACGCGGTCGCCGTGTGCACGGGCACCAGCGCCCAACTGCCCGACCTGCCGGGCCTCGCGGAGGTCGGGCCCTGGACGAGCCGGGAGGCGACCAGCGCCAAGTCGGTGCCCGGCAGCCTGATCGTGGTCGGCGGCGGGGTCGTCGCCGTCGAGATGGCCACGGCCTGGCAGGCGCTCGGTTCGAAGGTGACGCTGCTCGTCCGAGGCAAGGGCCTGCTGCCCCGCATGGAGCCGTTCGCGGGCGAACTGGTCGCCGAGGCGCTGGCGGAGGCGGGCACGGACGTTCGCACCGGTACGTCGGTCCAGTCGGTGACCAGGGAGAACGGCACCGTCGTGGCGGTCACGGGCACCGGCGACCGGATCGAGGCCGACGAGATCCTCTTCGCCACCGGACGCGCCCCGCGCACCGACGACATCGGGCTCGACACCGTCGGCCTGGAGCCGGGCTCCTGGCTGCCGGTCGACGACAGCCTGCGGGTCACCGGCAGTGAGTGGCTGTACGCGGTCGGCGACGTCAACCACCGGGCCCTCCTCACCCACCAGGGCAAGTACCAGGCCCGGATCGCGGGCGCCGCCATCGCCGCCCGCGCGGCCGGAGTACCACTCCTGGAGACCGACCCCTGGGGCGCCCACTCGGCCACCGCCGACCACGGCGCCGTCCCGCAGGTCGTCTTCACCGACCCGGAGGCGGCGGCCGTCGGCCTCTCCCTCGCCGAGGCGGAGCAGGCGGGCCGCCGGGTGCGCGCGGTCGACGTGGAGTTCTCCTCCGTGGCGGGCGCCGGCCTGTACGCCGACGGCTACCGGGGGCGCGCCCGCATGGTCGTCGACCTGGACCGCGAGACCCTGCTCGGCGTGACCTTCGTGGGCCCCGGCGTGGGAGAGCTGATTCACTCGGCGACCATCGCCGTCGCCGGAGAGGTGCCGCTGGGACGGCTGTGGCACGCGGTGCCGTCGTATCCGACGATCAGCGAGGTCTGGCTGCGGCTGCTGGAGGCGTTCCGGGACGGGAAGTAG
- the trxA gene encoding thioredoxin — MSSTVELTKENFDQTVTENGFVLIDFWASWCGPCRQFAPVYEKAAEENPDLVFGKIDTEAQPELAQAFGIQSIPTLMIVRDQVAVFAQPGALPEAALTDVIGQARKLDMDEVRKSVAAQQAEQAQQSE; from the coding sequence ATGAGCAGCACCGTGGAGCTCACCAAGGAGAACTTCGACCAGACGGTCACGGAGAACGGGTTCGTGCTGATCGACTTCTGGGCGTCCTGGTGCGGGCCGTGCCGTCAGTTCGCCCCGGTGTACGAGAAGGCCGCAGAGGAGAACCCGGATCTGGTGTTCGGCAAGATCGACACGGAGGCGCAGCCGGAGCTGGCTCAGGCCTTCGGTATCCAGTCGATCCCGACGCTGATGATCGTCCGGGACCAGGTCGCCGTGTTCGCGCAGCCGGGCGCCCTGCCCGAGGCCGCCCTGACGGACGTCATCGGGCAGGCCCGGAAGCTGGACATGGACGAGGTCCGCAAGTCGGTCGCCGCGCAGCAGGCCGAGCAGGCCCAGCAGAGCGAGTAG
- a CDS encoding benzaldehyde dehydrogenase — MPLLDPKTWQSSANRPLSGPEYVVTEPATGEALGTVVLATGEDVGPAAQAARTAQMAWARTPHFVRAGVLRKAGDLFSAHADELRDWIVRESGSIPGKAEFELHVAAQECYEAAALASRPAGQVLPSEAPRLSYTRRVPVGVVGVISPFNAPLILSIRSVAPALALGNAVVLKPDPRTAVCGGLALAAVFAEAGLPEDLLHILPGGPDAGQALVADPLVPVISFTGSTAAGRAVGEAAGRHLKRAHLELGGNSALIVLEDADLDAVISTAAWGSFFHQGQICMTTGRHLVHQSLYGEYVERLAAKADSLAVGDPYRAQVHLGPIIDGSQLAKIHGLVEASTANGAKLAAGGTHEDLFYRPTVLADVDDRTPAYAEEVFGPVAPVRPFTTPDEAAALAAAGPYGLSLGIVTRDTSRGLDLADRIPTGIVHINDQTVNDEAVAPFGGVAASGTGARFGGESNLEAFTDVRWTTVRGDVAPYPF; from the coding sequence ATGCCGTTGCTCGACCCCAAGACCTGGCAGTCCAGCGCCAACCGTCCCCTCTCGGGCCCCGAGTACGTCGTCACCGAGCCCGCCACCGGCGAGGCACTCGGCACGGTCGTGCTCGCCACCGGCGAGGACGTCGGACCGGCCGCGCAGGCCGCCCGTACGGCCCAGATGGCTTGGGCACGTACCCCGCACTTCGTCCGTGCCGGAGTGCTCCGCAAGGCGGGGGACCTCTTTTCCGCGCACGCCGACGAACTGCGTGACTGGATCGTCCGCGAGTCCGGTTCCATACCCGGCAAGGCCGAGTTCGAACTCCACGTCGCCGCCCAGGAGTGCTACGAGGCCGCCGCGCTCGCCTCCCGCCCGGCCGGGCAGGTGCTGCCCTCCGAGGCGCCCCGGCTGTCCTACACGAGGCGGGTACCCGTAGGGGTGGTCGGCGTCATCTCGCCGTTCAACGCCCCGCTGATCCTCTCCATCCGCTCCGTCGCCCCGGCCCTCGCGCTCGGCAACGCGGTCGTCCTGAAGCCCGACCCGCGCACGGCGGTCTGCGGCGGGCTCGCCCTGGCCGCGGTCTTCGCCGAGGCAGGTCTGCCCGAGGACCTGCTGCACATCCTGCCGGGCGGCCCGGACGCCGGCCAGGCACTGGTCGCCGACCCGCTGGTGCCCGTCATCTCCTTCACCGGCTCCACGGCGGCCGGCCGGGCCGTCGGCGAGGCGGCCGGCCGCCACCTCAAGCGCGCCCACCTCGAACTCGGCGGCAACTCCGCCCTGATCGTCCTGGAGGACGCCGACCTCGACGCGGTCATCTCCACCGCCGCCTGGGGCTCCTTCTTCCACCAGGGCCAGATCTGCATGACGACCGGCCGTCACCTCGTCCACCAGTCGCTGTACGGGGAGTACGTCGAGCGGCTCGCCGCCAAGGCCGACTCCCTCGCCGTCGGCGACCCGTACCGCGCGCAGGTCCACCTCGGTCCGATCATCGACGGTTCCCAACTCGCCAAGATCCACGGTCTGGTGGAGGCCAGCACGGCGAACGGCGCCAAGCTCGCGGCGGGCGGCACGCACGAGGACCTCTTCTACCGGCCGACGGTCCTCGCCGACGTCGACGACCGGACTCCTGCCTACGCGGAGGAGGTCTTCGGCCCCGTCGCGCCCGTACGCCCCTTCACCACCCCCGACGAGGCCGCCGCCCTCGCCGCGGCCGGCCCCTACGGGCTCTCCCTCGGCATCGTCACCCGCGACACCTCACGCGGCCTCGACCTCGCCGACCGCATCCCGACCGGGATCGTCCACATCAACGACCAGACGGTCAACGACGAGGCCGTGGCCCCCTTCGGTGGAGTCGCCGCCTCCGGCACCGGTGCCCGGTTCGGCGGTGAGTCCAACCTGGAGGCCTTCACCGACGTGCGCTGGACGACGGTACGTGGAGATGTCGCCCCGTACCCGTTCTAG
- a CDS encoding LacI family DNA-binding transcriptional regulator: protein MVQIPNSAAPAVPQPRSVPTSADVARLAGVSRATVSYVLNNTSAVRISEPTRRRVHEAAKELGYVPHAAARSLRAGHSRLVLMPAPSMPIGPLYSQFINELQWALSRLDYTVVQYASVGLRGDEAARAWAELRPAAVLVPVGGIGPEGVAVLKRSGARAVVTLGSERIEGAHSLLVDHMGVGRAAGAHLYARGRRRIGVVVPEEHGLKVFSKPRLDGVRSAVEGTDASVTVLPLAYEEESAARLAGRWPELGLDGVFAFNDEYAMLLMRALQDAGVTVPDDTALVGADDLVLGRLLRPRLSTVHIELPAGRDLAELVDRAVRNPGADTETHHVHGATLVHRDSS from the coding sequence ATGGTGCAGATACCGAATTCGGCCGCCCCGGCGGTACCCCAGCCGCGCTCCGTGCCCACGAGCGCGGATGTGGCACGCCTGGCCGGCGTCTCGCGCGCAACCGTCTCCTACGTCCTCAACAACACCAGTGCCGTCCGGATCAGTGAACCCACCCGCCGTCGCGTCCACGAGGCCGCGAAGGAACTCGGGTACGTTCCGCACGCGGCGGCCCGCAGCCTGCGGGCCGGACACAGCCGTCTGGTCCTGATGCCCGCCCCGAGCATGCCGATCGGCCCGCTCTACAGCCAGTTCATCAACGAACTCCAGTGGGCGCTCAGCCGCCTCGACTACACCGTCGTCCAGTACGCCTCCGTCGGGCTGCGCGGTGACGAGGCCGCCCGAGCCTGGGCCGAACTGCGGCCCGCCGCCGTTCTCGTACCCGTCGGCGGGATCGGACCGGAGGGTGTGGCCGTCCTCAAGCGCTCCGGCGCCCGGGCAGTCGTCACCCTCGGTTCCGAGCGCATCGAGGGCGCGCACAGCCTGCTCGTCGACCACATGGGCGTCGGCCGCGCCGCGGGCGCGCACCTGTACGCCCGTGGCCGCCGCCGGATCGGGGTCGTCGTGCCCGAGGAGCACGGCCTGAAGGTCTTCTCCAAGCCCCGCCTCGACGGGGTGCGCAGCGCGGTGGAGGGCACGGACGCCTCGGTGACCGTGCTGCCGCTCGCGTACGAGGAGGAGTCCGCGGCCCGCCTCGCCGGCCGCTGGCCCGAACTCGGCCTGGACGGCGTCTTCGCGTTCAACGACGAGTACGCGATGCTCCTGATGCGGGCCCTGCAGGACGCCGGCGTCACCGTCCCGGACGACACGGCGCTGGTCGGCGCGGACGACCTCGTCCTCGGCCGGCTGCTGCGACCCAGACTGAGCACGGTGCACATCGAACTCCCGGCCGGACGGGATCTCGCGGAACTCGTCGACCGCGCGGTGCGCAACCCCGGTGCCGACACCGAGACCCATCACGTCCACGGAGCGACGCTCGTCCACCGCGACTCCAGCTGA
- a CDS encoding TetR/AcrR family transcriptional regulator, translated as MSDTLPPLPKPQRRTDEPLLLELGTSTSTSTSIGIGSDAEADEPCLRADAARNRARLLEAAARLVEQYGVAGVTMEAVATAAQVGKGTVFRRFGDRTGLLMALLDHSEKNLQAGFLTGPPPLGPGAPPVERLRAFGVAVLRRTVDELELQLAAEGEPGRRFASAPRMVRSGHVTMLLRQAIPDADCELLAKTLIGYLDPALIHHLTKQCGMAPARLEAGWIDLVDRVAGGAPSH; from the coding sequence ATGTCCGACACCCTGCCGCCCCTCCCGAAGCCCCAGCGGCGGACCGACGAGCCCCTGCTCCTGGAGCTGGGCACCAGCACCAGCACCAGCACCAGCATCGGCATCGGCTCCGATGCCGAAGCCGACGAGCCGTGTCTGCGCGCCGACGCGGCCCGCAATCGCGCCCGCCTGCTGGAGGCCGCCGCGCGCCTGGTGGAGCAGTACGGCGTGGCCGGCGTGACCATGGAAGCGGTGGCCACCGCGGCGCAGGTGGGCAAGGGGACCGTGTTCCGGCGCTTCGGGGACCGCACCGGCCTGTTGATGGCGCTGCTCGACCACTCGGAGAAGAACCTCCAGGCCGGCTTCCTGACCGGCCCGCCGCCGCTCGGACCGGGGGCGCCGCCCGTGGAGCGGCTGCGCGCGTTCGGGGTCGCGGTGCTGCGCCGGACCGTCGACGAACTGGAACTGCAGCTGGCCGCCGAGGGTGAACCGGGCCGCCGCTTCGCATCCGCACCCCGCATGGTCCGGTCCGGCCACGTCACCATGCTGCTGCGGCAGGCGATTCCGGACGCCGACTGCGAACTCCTCGCGAAAACGCTGATCGGATATCTGGATCCGGCCCTCATTCATCACCTGACCAAGCAGTGCGGGATGGCGCCGGCGCGGCTGGAGGCGGGCTGGATCGACCTCGTCGACCGGGTCGCGGGCGGTGCGCCTTCGCATTGA